A single genomic interval of Mycolicibacterium sp. MU0053 harbors:
- a CDS encoding chorismate mutase — protein sequence MRPEPTNGENAEDDPMSVDSTETPKAAEVDDLRGEIDRLDAEILAAVQRRTEVSKRIGKARMASGGTRLVHSREMKVIERYSALGPEGKDLAMLLLRMGRGRLGH from the coding sequence ATGAGACCAGAACCCACCAACGGCGAGAACGCAGAGGATGACCCGATGAGCGTGGACAGCACCGAAACCCCGAAAGCCGCCGAGGTCGACGACCTGCGCGGCGAGATCGACCGCCTGGACGCCGAGATCCTGGCCGCTGTGCAGCGCCGCACCGAGGTGTCCAAGCGGATCGGCAAGGCTCGGATGGCCTCCGGCGGCACCCGACTGGTGCACAGCCGCGAGATGAAGGTCATCGAGCGCTACAGCGCGCTCGGCCCCGAAGGCAAAGACCTGGCGATGCTGCTCCTGCGGATGGGCCGCGGCCGCCTCGGCCACTGA